The genomic stretch ATAGTCAGTATTTCGAGAGAGTCCCTTTACTACATATGGGTTGGAGTTAGCACTTACCAAAGTTCCGGTTCCAACTGTAAATCCTACAGGACCATATTCAATTTGCCAATTTGAAGCACCACCAGACTGCCAACTAAGTGAAGCCGAAATATTTGTTGTTCCCACCAAAACCAAATCCTGAGGTTTAGGACACGGTGGAACTTCATGAATATCTATGTCGTCAATAGCTACATCTCCAGAAACGCCCGTACTAGTTTGGTAAGAAATGAACTTTAACGTTATTGTAGAATCAGCGTAAGAAGCCAAGTTTATTGTAGCCTCCCTCCATGCGTCTGCTTTAGCTGTTTGCTGTTGCCCTGTTTTTGCAAACACAGAAATATAACTTACACCTCCGTTAGTTGAAACAAAAACCTCTAGCAAGTTAACATCCGCACCAAACATGTGATACCAAAAGGTAAGCTCCGGCACCGTTAGAGCTGATAAATCTATCTGAGGAGTAATTATTTTCGCTGTATCAGGAAATATTCCAAATGTTGTTCTTTCGGAGAAAAGATACTTGCCACTACCCGTGGTATGATCACCAGATGGACCGGATTGTGAAGACGAAAGCTGTGATGGACCAACTTTCATTAAAAAATGACTCTGATAATCCCGTTTGAAGCAGGTATCAATAGTTCCATTACTAGAAAAACCAGATCCCGTATTCCAGTCAGAAGATTCAAAATCTTCTGACCAAGGAGCAGAAACCGTTGAACAAGGAGTGGTTTGACCTACCAACAGTTGAAAGGTTGTTAATAGAAATAATAGATATTTATATTTCATTTCAAGCTTATTGTGTTAACTCCTGAATTAATGAAAATAAACATTTTTTTTGCACCACACGAAGTTTCTAATCAATTGACTTCTTGAAAGTTAAAGCTTTTCTAGTTCTATTTTATTTGAATTTTCTGTTGCCAGAATTCACCAGAGGTACCATCTGCACTGATAATGTATTGGCCTGCCGGTAAGTGACTAACATCAATGGAAAGTTTACCCGAGTTATCATCAAGCACGTTTTGTTTGAATAACTGCTTACCAGAAATACCATTTATACGAACCTCTTTTAAAACCAGTTCAGATCCACTCCAAATCAGCTCTAAATAATCACTTGCCGGGTTAGGATAAACTTTGATACTTTTAACAACTTCAATCTCAGTCAATCCTATTTCATTAAGCTTAAAGGCTTTGGCATGTGGGGTTCCACAAGCATTTTTTACAGTAAGTCTTACTAAATAGGTTAAACTTGGTGTGATGTATGTATGCTGAGGACTGACACCTGTACCTGAATTTCCATCGCCAAAATCCCAATCATAGCTTACGGCATTAGTGGAAGCCGATCCGTCAAACTGAACATTCATACCTGCGGATGTGGTGGATATAATATTGTATGTCCAACTGGCTAGAGCGGGTGGACAAGCATTCACATTTTTAGAAACAGTAACACTGTCTCCACAATCATTGAATGCTGTGAGCGTAACTGTTTTGGTACCTGACGAAGTAAATTTAAAAGTGATACTTGTTCCCGTTGTATCTGTACCATCTATTTTCCATTTAAAGAAAGTTGCATTTGTTGATGCTGAAGCATCAAATCTTATGGAATCAGCTATAGGAGTTTGACTAAAGTCGGCTTTTAAGGTATCACACACCTGAATGGTGTCAAACACTACCGTTGTATCTCCACAATCAGAAAATGCATTCATAGCTACAGTATAAGTTCCAGGCATACCATATAAGTGATTGGGATTAATGGCTGATGAATTTGACCCATCGCCAAAGTCCCAATACAACGAGTCAGCATTGGTGGTGCTACCTGAATTGAAAGCTACACTTAACCAGCTATTGGTGTTGGCAAAGGAGGCTCCTATTGATGGACATGTTAAAGTAGTTCTACTGGCACTGACCCATGCACTCAGATTGCCCACTCCACAACTATCCTGGATGTATACATCATATCCCGTATTGCCTTGCAAACCAGAAACCACAAGTGGGGAGTTTGAGTTTGGATAAAATGTTCCACTACCCTGTGCTTGACCAGACTCTACCACTTCTACCGTAGCATTTGCCGAGCTTACCCAATTTACGGTAAAGCCCGTTGCATTTACTGATGTAAAAGAAATACCTGCTGGGGCTGAGCATGATACGGGGTCGCTTATTACGCTAACCTCATCAATACATACATCTCCAGCAATTCCAGAGTTGGTCCCAATAAATTTAAACCTCACTGTATCTCCAGAGTAAGCGGTGAGCATTATAGAATCTACCAGCCAAGCGGCCGCATTAGAAAATTGCTGCTGACCTGTATACGTTTTCACATTGGCCCCAAATCCGCTACCATTATCTATTTGAATAGTCATAGAAGTGATACTATTACCAAACATGTGATAGGCATATTTGAACCTTGGGTTTTGAAGCGAACTTGGGATGTAAATAAATGGAGTCGTAATTTCTCCAGCACCTGATGCCCCGCCACTTGCTTCTGTGTAGATATAATTTCCTGAGATGGAAACATCACTAAGGGGTCCAGTACCACCACTTGAGGTTGTACCCGAACCTGTTCCAAAATTTGGGTTACTAATGCTAGGCCTTGACCAGCAATTGCTAATCTGGTTACCAACATTACCAAGACCAGTTCCTTCTACCCACACAGACCCATCAAAGTTTTCAGCCCATGGAGCAGTAGCCACTCCGCAAAGTGTAGTACCTATTTCAGGCCCATTCCATATACTCACATCACCTGCCGTACAACTATCTTTTATAAAAATGTCATAACTCGAAGATGGACTCAAGCCATTTATAACAAATGGATTTGTGGAGGCTGGAACTATAGTAAGTGCAACAGAAGTACCGGATGGCCTATACCCAACTAACCAGTTGCTGGCACCACCTGTAGTCCAGCTTATTGTAATACTGGTATTAGTAGATGTTGTAACTGCCAAGTTTTGTGGCTCCGGACAGCTTGGTTCTTCATCAATAGTAAGGTCATCAAAAGCAACATCAGCTGCTGTAGTAAAACTTGCTTTTGTTGCCTTTATTCTTACGACAATTGTATCATTGATGTAAGATGCTAAACTTACCACTGCCTCATCCCAAGGATCTGTGTTGGAAGTATGTTGTTGCCCTGTTTTGGACCATACCTGTGTAAAACCAGTTCCATTATCTATCTCTACTGACATGCTGCCTATACCATTTCCAAACATATGGTACCAAAAACGCATCTCTGGAGCTGCTAAAGAACTTAGATCTATTGGCGGAGTTTCTAAGAAAGCATCAAATGGTGCAGTACCGCCACCAAAAACAGATTCTGCAAAAACATACTTTCCAGATCCTGTGGTGTGATCGCCAGAAGGCCCTGTAAAGGTCGGTGGAAAAGGTATTGGGCCAGTTCTCCAAAAATAATTAGTCAAAGGTGTTCTCACCCAGCATTGATCTACACTCCCAGTATCATTAAAGTTTGGTCCAGACTGCCAAATTACACCTTCAAAATCTTCACTATATGGTGCTAGCACTGGTAAGCAATCTGTAGATTTAGTTACATATCCTAACCAGTCGCTCACATCTGCTGTACCGCAGCTATCACGAACATAAAAATCATAAGTGGTGGAACTGAGCAATGCATTAATTGTAAAAGGATTTGTAGCAGCTGCCACAATGGTTCCTGCTCCCTGGGTAAAACCTGAGGGGCCATATTCTATTTGCCAATTACTTGCACCACCGGTAGTCCAACCCAAAGTAACGGAGTTTGAGGTAGCGGCTGTAGCTACAAGGTTAGAAGGTTTAGGGCAACTTGGTTGTTCATGTACACTTAAATCATCAATTGCTATAACTGAGTTAAATGCAAAAGTGGAATTTCTATAGCCGGTAAACCTAACTTTGATAGTATCATTCGCATAGGCGGAAATATCTACTATTGCTTCTTTCCAAGGGTCAGTTTTAGATATCTGTTGTTGACCTGACAAAGTCAGCTCTTGACTCCAAGATGCACCATCATACAGCTCCAAAACAAGTGAATCAATATCAGCTCCAAACATATGATACCAAAAGCTTAATTCAGGGGTATTAAGAGGAACTGTATTAATGAGTGGCGAAACCACTACTCCATTATTAGATTGGGTAACTGTACCAAAAGTACGGTGTGTATAAAGAAATTTACCTGTACCAGAAGTATGATCTGCAGATGGACCTGTGGTAGCTGTAGTTACAGTTTGGCGTGCACCCCAAACGTAGTTTACAGTATTATCCCTGTCCCAACAGGGATCAAGATTACCAGCCACAAAAGTGCTTGGCGGAACAACCCATGAATTTCCATCAAATGTTTCAAGGTATGGTGTGGTGACAGGATTACAATCTGTGGTATCACCTACAGGACCTACCCAATCAGAAACATCTGCCAGACCACAGCTATCTCTTACATAAAATTCATAACCAGTACTTGCAGAAAGTCCTGTAACGGTAAATGGATTGGTTGTGGCATTTACAATAGTACCAGTTCCTAAGGTAAAACCTGGTGAACCATATTCTATATTCCAACCTGTAGCTCCACCAGTAGTCCATTGTAGGGTAACAGTGCTATTGGTTGTACCCACTACCAAGAGGTCCTGAGGTTTTGGACAACTAGGCGCTTCATGAATGTCTATATCATCAATAGCTGCGTCAGCCTGAGTATTAAAGCTGGCTTTATCAGCCTTAAAGCGAATCTGAATAGTATCATTTGCATAAGGAGCTAAGCTTATTACCGCTTCTTTCCAAGCCTCTGTACCAGAATTTTGCTGTTGACCTGATTTAGTCCATACCTGTGTATATCCACTTCCATCATCAACTTCTACAGTAAGGTTACCTATGGCATTACCAAACATGTGATACCAAAAAGTAAGTTCAGGAACTGTTAACGCACTAAGATCAATTAATGGTGATTCAATAAATGCGTCAAATGGAGCTGTTCCACCCCCAAAGATAGATTCGGCATATATATATTTACCGTTGCCTGTAGTGTGATCTACCGCTGGTCCAGTAAATGTAGAAGGAAAAATTGGTGGGCCGGGTTTCCACAAATAATTGGACAAAGGAGTTCTGGCCCAGCATTGCCCAATACTACCAGTGTCATTGAAATTTGGTCCAACTGCCCATGGACTTCCGTCAAAATTTTCGGTAAAAGGAGCTAAAAGGGGTAAACAGTCAGTTGTGGCATTGATAGGACCAACCCAAAAGCTTGTATCAGTAGCACTACAACTATCTCTTACGTAAAAATCATAGCTCGTTGAGCTATTTAACCCTGTTACCGTAAACGGGTTTGTGGTGGCAGTAACCCTTGCACCTGTACCTATAGTAAACCCTGGTGTTCCATACTCAATATTCCAATTGGTGGCTCCACCGGTAGTCCAACTTAAGGTAACAGAATTGGATGATGTTGAACTTAAAGTTAAGTTACTGGGCTTAGGACACGTTGGCTGTTCATGAATGTCTATAT from Owenweeksia hongkongensis DSM 17368 encodes the following:
- a CDS encoding fibronectin type III domain-containing protein, with protein sequence MLKYYLAYLFSVLLFSNSAFAQTTTIATYSAGNISSDHFTGTTTISLNSSCPGILNVPVPAGRYVTAIDVEYDFMALNNDWISEQSSYLECVTTSTKEASVTFGPPTNGNGTQSYSRNGISIANGLVPTGGLQFKLHAFRSFTGGGCSTTAQRIVNNSYKITVHHVAAPTCLPPSAVSVGSISATSANISWTTGGASNWQIEYGPVGFTPGSGTMLPMSTNPYTLSGLNPSTRYEFRLRDSCGLADVSFWTSIQSFRTSCAVTAAPWSEDFESVDWNTGTGFFGRGTIDTCFNRDYQGHFLMKVGPPQFLPFNSGPSGDHTSGAGKYLFSERIQFGTFPDTAHIVSPPIDLSPLTIPELSFWYHMFGPDVNLLEVFVSNNGGASYTSVFSKQGQQQTSSADAWKEAVVNLSSYANDTIQLKFISYQITAGTGGDLAIDDIDIHEQPSCPKPQNLVLLGATSNSASMQWQSGGASNWQIEYGPVGFTQGNGTIVNANSNPFVVLGLSASTDYDFYVRDSCGISDVSAWIGPVFARTACLPTVAPYTENFDGSQWTIGTFTVPGNIDACWYRDETVNYQMTPMSSTTSFGTGPSVDHTSGTGKFLSAQRFFGTLAQSNSGVVESGLIDLSSLTVPELSFWYHMFGGDIDSLRVDIFDGQNWSRGGAIIGQQQTAKADAWEEYIINMSAYANDTIKLRFSYYRNSTFAFNSAISIDDIDIHEQPTCPKPQNLMLLGVTNSTTSLQWTSGGAANWQIEYGPTGFTPGNGTKVNTNANPFVLTGLSPNFIYDFYVRDSCGANDVSLWLGPVTGKTDCNPVSAPYTENFDGSQWTIGTFTVPGNIDQCWGRDETVNYQMTPVTTVTSFSTGASIDHTSGTGKFLAAQRFFGTLGQSMEGEVESKLIDLTALTIPELTFWYHMFGVDIDSLRIDIFDGQSWSRGGAIIGSQQTAKTDPWEEYLVDISSYANDTIKLKFTYYRNSTFAFNSTICIDDIDIHEQPTCPKPSNLTLSSTSSNSVTLSWTTGGATNWNIEYGTPGFTIGTGARVTATTNPFTVTGLNSSTSYDFYVRDSCSATDTSFWVGPINATTDCLPLLAPFTENFDGSPWAVGPNFNDTGSIGQCWARTPLSNYLWKPGPPIFPSTFTGPAVDHTTGNGKYIYAESIFGGGTAPFDAFIESPLIDLSALTVPELTFWYHMFGNAIGNLTVEVDDGSGYTQVWTKSGQQQNSGTEAWKEAVISLAPYANDTIQIRFKADKASFNTQADAAIDDIDIHEAPSCPKPQDLLVVGTTNSTVTLQWTTGGATGWNIEYGSPGFTLGTGTIVNATTNPFTVTGLSASTGYEFYVRDSCGLADVSDWVGPVGDTTDCNPVTTPYLETFDGNSWVVPPSTFVAGNLDPCWDRDNTVNYVWGARQTVTTATTGPSADHTSGTGKFLYTHRTFGTVTQSNNGVVVSPLINTVPLNTPELSFWYHMFGADIDSLVLELYDGASWSQELTLSGQQQISKTDPWKEAIVDISAYANDTIKVRFTGYRNSTFAFNSVIAIDDLSVHEQPSCPKPSNLVATAATSNSVTLGWTTGGASNWQIEYGPSGFTQGAGTIVAAATNPFTINALLSSTTYDFYVRDSCGTADVSDWLGYVTKSTDCLPVLAPYSEDFEGVIWQSGPNFNDTGSVDQCWVRTPLTNYFWRTGPIPFPPTFTGPSGDHTTGSGKYVFAESVFGGGTAPFDAFLETPPIDLSSLAAPEMRFWYHMFGNGIGSMSVEIDNGTGFTQVWSKTGQQHTSNTDPWDEAVVSLASYINDTIVVRIKATKASFTTAADVAFDDLTIDEEPSCPEPQNLAVTTSTNTSITISWTTGGASNWLVGYRPSGTSVALTIVPASTNPFVINGLSPSSSYDIFIKDSCTAGDVSIWNGPEIGTTLCGVATAPWAENFDGSVWVEGTGLGNVGNQISNCWSRPSISNPNFGTGSGTTSSGGTGPLSDVSISGNYIYTEASGGASGAGEITTPFIYIPSSLQNPRFKYAYHMFGNSITSMTIQIDNGSGFGANVKTYTGQQQFSNAAAWLVDSIMLTAYSGDTVRFKFIGTNSGIAGDVCIDEVSVISDPVSCSAPAGISFTSVNATGFTVNWVSSANATVEVVESGQAQGSGTFYPNSNSPLVVSGLQGNTGYDVYIQDSCGVGNLSAWVSASRTTLTCPSIGASFANTNSWLSVAFNSGSTTNADSLYWDFGDGSNSSAINPNHLYGMPGTYTVAMNAFSDCGDTTVVFDTIQVCDTLKADFSQTPIADSIRFDASASTNATFFKWKIDGTDTTGTSITFKFTSSGTKTVTLTAFNDCGDSVTVSKNVNACPPALASWTYNIISTTSAGMNVQFDGSASTNAVSYDWDFGDGNSGTGVSPQHTYITPSLTYLVRLTVKNACGTPHAKAFKLNEIGLTEIEVVKSIKVYPNPASDYLELIWSGSELVLKEVRINGISGKQLFKQNVLDDNSGKLSIDVSHLPAGQYIISADGTSGEFWQQKIQIK